A window of the Ostrea edulis chromosome 1, xbOstEdul1.1, whole genome shotgun sequence genome harbors these coding sequences:
- the LOC125646034 gene encoding toll-like receptor 3, protein MRLVLFTSVCLLLAEVAWTDHCPARCFCNKALTSVNCEGKQFMTPPKDIPKSVEKLYLQHNEIADLEQGSFSELPQLQELYLQNNKLSVIKPMAFSWSRFPSLKLIRLDNNHISTLEMNAFFNLTTLNITYLTNNYISSINPQAFYGCLRLTFLQLAQNDLMSIPALQSLPGLQQLSLQGNSITNASFPASYEESTALATIGLSANKIDNLTSETFMSLKNSSVRKLELSRNKITDISSGAFLPLTKLVSLVISLNPLTATKLHIGLQGLRSSAFRSLNIARLDLGGRLPSSTFALLNGTGLKQLLMSNNKINQLPSRAFATLKNLEQIDLHSCAIQKVDNDTFAGLLSLTNLNLADNIIEKVPINLPSTLSLLYLNGNKIAALGENAFVNLASLKNLYLGGNKISEVNRFAFRGLVSLQKLHLVANSINSLAAELFTPFGMLVSLELNKNNLKTIQNSPDIFSYMTSLQYLSLADNGCSSMPLESFKHLQSLKYLILDGNNLGRLIGSDRSGTMFAGLNKLQRLTLSNNFLVDIPGQLFKDLISLQILNMKNNRISGWDNVLFKHTTAMKNLDLSYNTISLVNSSSLEDLSSNNNFQMLNLSNNPFACTCDLRWFRDWVNQTRVTVANVEKYICNSPIEWKGRHFLSFDRTKINCIWFNLYFVTGVSIASALVVLIICVVMYKKRWWILYKCYRLNSWCCASRNTKEGYQAINGVNGDGWTFDAYISYAEDDYRWVVNHLLPDIDSGELDRPFNGQFRLFFSDRDSVPGSSVISSISDNMEISKKVIIVLTKKYLSNAQHKFEIDLAVQLKFEGIINDIIVVNVEGVPFMRIPQSLQRKVSREEFLMWENEENARNVFKDQLKRELSKVVKATEVVV, encoded by the coding sequence ATGAGATTGGTATTGTTCACCAGCGTTTGTCTTTTGCTCGCAGAAGTAGCATGGACCGATCATTGTCCTGCTCGTTGTTTCTGCAACAAGGCACTGACTTCAGTCAATTGTGAAGGGAAACAGTTCATGACGCCACCAAAAGATATTCCCAAATCCGTAGAAAAATTGTATCTTCAACACAATGAAATCGCAGACCTAGAGCAGGGTTCCTTTAGTGAGCTACCCCAGCTGCAAGAACTGTATCTGCAAAATAATAAACTGTCTGTGATCAAGCCGATGGCATTTTCATGGAGTCGCTTTCCGAGTTTGAAATTGATCCGGCTCGACAACAATCACATCAGCACATTGGAAATGAATGCTTTTTTCAACCTTACAACCCTCAATATCACATATCTAACAAACAATTACATATCATCTATAAATCCCCAGGCTTTTTATGGATGTTTAAGACTGACATTCTTACAGCTGGCACAGAACGATCTGATGTCCATTCCGGCTCTACAGTCACTACCAGGACTGCAACAACTCAGTTTACAAGGAAACAGTATCACAAACGCGTCTTTCCCTGCGAGTTACGAGGAATCAACGGCACTTGCAACCATAGGACTTAGCGCAAATAAGATAGATAATCTGACCAGCGAGACATTTATGAGTCTAAAGAATAGTTCTGTGAGGAAGCTGGAACTATCCAGAAACAAAATTACCGATATTTCCAGTGGGGCTTTCTTGCCTTTAACAAAACTTGTATCGCTGGTTATCAGCTTGAATCCCTTAACGGCCACAAAATTACATATTGGACTGCAGGGTCTCCGATCGTCCGCCTTTCGTTCACTTAACATTGCCAGACTTGATCTTGGAGGACGATTACCGTCATCCACGTTTGCCCTTCTAAATGGGACAGGTTTGAAACAGTTGCTAATGAGTAACAACAAAATTAATCAACTACCCAGTCGAGCCTTTGCTACTTTGAAGAATCTAGAGCAGATCGACCTGCACAGCTGCGCAATTCAGAAAGTAGACAACGATACGTTTGCTGGCCTACTTTCTCTGACCAATCTAAACCTTGCCGATAACATAATTGAAAAGGTTCCAATAAATCTTCCATCCACGCTGAGTCTACTATATTTGAACGGTAACAAAATTGCAGCTCTTGGTGAAAATGCTTTTGTGAATTTAGCGTCTTTAAAGAATCTTTACCTCGGAGGGAACAAAATTTCAGAGGTGAACAGATTTGCATTCCGAGGTTTAGTAAGCCTACAGAAATTACATCTCGTCGCTAACAGTATTAATAGTCTAGCTGCTGAATTGTTTACTCCATTCGGAATGCTAGTTTCATTGGAACTGAACAAaaacaatttgaaaacaatCCAAAATTCTCCAGACATATTTTCGTACATGACATCTTTGCAGTATCTTTCGCTGGCAGATAATGGTTGTAGTTCTATGCCGTTGGAATCCTTCAAACACTTGCAATCGTTGAAATATTTAATTCTAGATGGGAATAACCTTGGACGTCTAATAGGGAGTGACAGATCGGGGACTATGTTTGCTGGACTAAACAAGTTGCAAAGACTTACCTTATCGAATAACTTTCTTGTTGATATTCCTGGTCAACTGTTTAAAGATCTTATTTCCCTACAGATTCTCAACATGAAGAACAACAGAATATCTGGCTGGGACAATGTATTATTCAAGCACACTACCGCGATGAAGAATCTTGACCTCAGTTACAATACCATTTCCTTGGTTAATTCGTCGTCACTTGAAGACCTCTCCAGTAATAACAATTTTCAAATGCTCAATCTCAGCAACAATCcgtttgcatgtacatgtgacCTCCGCTGGTTCAGAGATTGGGTGAATCAAACGAGGGTAACAGTTGCGAACGTCGAGAAGTATATCTGCAACAGTCCAATCGAGTGGAAGGGAAGGCATTTCTTGTCGTTTGATCGGACGAAAATAAACTGCATATGGTTTAATCTGTATTTTGTGACTGGAGTCTCTATTGCTTCTGCGCTTGTTGTCTTGATCATTTGTGTTGTGATGTACAAGAAAAGATGGTGGATCCTGTATAAATGTTACCGTCTGAATTCTTGGTGTTGCGCATCCCGCAACACCAAAGAAGGGTACCAGGCGATAAATGGTGTAAATGGAGATGGATGGACCTTCGACGCCTATATATCTTACGCAGAAGACGACTACAGATGGGTTGTTAATCACCTCCTCCCTGATATTGATTCGGGTGAACTAGATAGACCATTCAACGGACAGTTCAGATTATTCTTCAGTGACCGAGACTCTGTGCCGGGGAGCAGCGTGATTTCCAGCATATCTGACAATATGGAGATTAGCAAAAAAGTCATCATTGTCCTGACCAAAAAGTATCTGTCCAATGCACAACACAAATTTGAAATTGATCTTGCCGTGCAGTTGAAATTCGAAGGCATCATCAATGATATCATAGTGGTCAATGTAGAAGGCGTACCTTTCATGCGAATTCCTCAATCACTGCAAAGGAAAGTCTCGAGAGAAGAGTTTTTGATGTGGGAGAATGAAGAGAATGCAAGAAATGTTTTTAAGGATCAACTGAAACGAGAACTGAGTAAGGTTGTGAAGGCTACGGAAGTCGTAGTGTGA